Proteins encoded together in one Fimbriiglobus ruber window:
- a CDS encoding methyltransferase domain-containing protein produces MAEIGLLARSVVGRLIGAVRDHVLGPGSFVCNVCERGVREFAPLPDYYASHMRNAGWPYGLDRLETCNVGRYSCPHCGAPDRARLCALFLAQYFPEVDDGRPLKVVDFAPMASLSAFVRRATNGRTPLVVYRTADLLAPGVDDTVDLMDLKVYCDATVDFVICSHVLEHVTDDRRAIRELFRILKDGGQGIVLVPIVLGLEQIDEDPTVTDPTERWRRFGQDDHIRLYSKAGFVGRLREGGLTVRELGAHDLGLEKFALHGITQQSVLYIVEKSAGREPDRSAPGVVT; encoded by the coding sequence ATGGCTGAAATCGGTCTCCTCGCGCGATCGGTCGTCGGGCGTTTGATCGGGGCCGTCCGCGACCATGTTCTCGGCCCTGGGTCGTTCGTTTGCAACGTTTGTGAGCGCGGCGTCCGGGAGTTCGCGCCGCTGCCAGACTATTACGCCTCCCACATGCGGAACGCGGGTTGGCCGTACGGTCTCGATCGCCTCGAAACGTGTAATGTCGGCCGTTATTCCTGCCCGCATTGTGGTGCGCCCGACCGGGCCCGATTGTGTGCCCTGTTTCTCGCCCAATATTTCCCAGAAGTGGACGACGGCCGGCCACTCAAGGTGGTCGATTTCGCGCCGATGGCTTCACTCTCGGCGTTCGTCAGACGTGCCACGAACGGACGAACCCCACTTGTCGTGTACCGCACGGCGGACCTGCTCGCCCCCGGCGTTGACGACACCGTGGACCTGATGGACCTGAAGGTGTATTGCGACGCCACGGTCGATTTCGTGATCTGTTCACACGTCCTCGAACACGTGACCGACGACCGCCGGGCGATCCGCGAGTTGTTCCGCATTCTCAAAGACGGCGGTCAGGGGATCGTGTTGGTTCCGATCGTTCTGGGCCTTGAACAGATCGACGAAGACCCGACCGTAACCGACCCGACCGAACGATGGCGGCGGTTCGGGCAGGATGACCATATTCGTCTGTATTCCAAAGCCGGTTTCGTCGGGCGTTTGCGGGAAGGCGGCCTGACGGTCCGCGAACTCGGCGCACACGATCTTGGGCTCGAAAAATTCGCGCTACACGGGATCACCCAACAAAGTGTGCTCTACATCGTCGAGAAGTCCGCGGGTCGCGAGCCCGACCGGTCGGCACCAGGAGTCGTCACGTAA